A single genomic interval of Zingiber officinale cultivar Zhangliang chromosome 4A, Zo_v1.1, whole genome shotgun sequence harbors:
- the LOC121970174 gene encoding polyadenylate-binding protein-interacting protein 11-like isoform X2, which produces MAAVVEKINGIGSDDQLLCSHPPAETDAGAEYHGDVRRLVDLFSKLNPAAKEFFPAAAFSDVAVERKSENRLFAGGFYSNSCRGSSSDGLLYNHLNRTKKAGNSQVQQRINNRVKRTERHESVKRTVYVSDVDRHVTEERLAEIFSTCGQVVDCRICGDPHSVLRFAFIEFSDEGARTALNFGGTVLGYYPVKVFPSKTAILPVNPNFLPRTKDERDMVIRTIYCTNIDRKMMQTDVKAFFEQLCGQVSRLRILGDNKHSTRIAFVEFVQAESAILALNYSGMVLGSLPIRVSPSKTPVRPPRMPLNSAHGN; this is translated from the exons ATGGCTGCGGTGGTGGAGAAGATTAATGGCATCGGGTCGGACGACCAGCTCCTCTGCAGCCATCCGCCGGCGGAAACCGACGCTGGTGCTGAGTACCATGGCGACGTGCGGAGGCTGGTGGATCTCTTCTCCAAGTTAAACCCGGCCGCCAAAGAGTTCTTCCCTGCCGCGGCCTTCTCCGACGTCGCCGTTGAGAGGAAATCTGAGAACCGGCTTTTCGCCGGTGGGTTTTATAGCAATAGTTGTAGAGGTTCGAGCAGCGACGGGTTGTTGTATAACCATCTGAATCGTACG AAGAAAGCTGGTAATAGTCAGGTGCAACAGAGGATTAACAACAGAGTTAAGAGAACTGAGAGACACGAAAGTGTTAAACGAACTGTATATGTATCTGACGTTGATCGACAT GTGACTGAAGAAAGACTTGCCGAGATATTTTCTACTTGTGGACAA GTAGTTGATTGCCGAATTTGTGGTGATCCTCACTCAGTGCTACGGTTTGCGTTTATTGAATTCTCAGATGAGG GTGCAAGGACAGCTCTAAATTTTGGTGGGACAGTTCTTGGTTACTACCCTGTCAAAGTGTTTCCTTCGAAGACTGCAATTTTGCCTGTAAATCCCAATTTTCTTCCTAGG ACTAAGGATGAAAGGGACATGGTCATAAGGACAATTTATTGCACAAACATCGATAGAAAG ATGATGCAGACAGATGTCAAAGCTTTTTTTGAGCAACTCTGTGGCCAG GTTTCTCGTTTGAGAATTCTTGGTGACAACAAGCACTCAACACGCATTGCATTTGTAGAATTTGTGCAG GCAGAAAGTGCAATCTTAGCTCTCAACTACAGTGGCATGGTTTTGGGATCCCTACCCATTAG GGTGAGCCCTTCGAAAACTCCTGTGCGACCGCCGCGCATGCCTTTGAACTCTGCCCATGGCAACTGA
- the LOC121970174 gene encoding polyadenylate-binding protein-interacting protein 11-like isoform X1, producing MAAVVEKINGIGSDDQLLCSHPPAETDAGAEYHGDVRRLVDLFSKLNPAAKEFFPAAAFSDVAVERKSENRLFAGGFYSNSCRGSSSDGLLYNHLNRTKKAGNSQVQQRINNRVKRTERHESVKRTVYVSDVDRHVTEERLAEIFSTCGQVVDCRICGDPHSVLRFAFIEFSDEEGARTALNFGGTVLGYYPVKVFPSKTAILPVNPNFLPRTKDERDMVIRTIYCTNIDRKMMQTDVKAFFEQLCGQVSRLRILGDNKHSTRIAFVEFVQAESAILALNYSGMVLGSLPIRVSPSKTPVRPPRMPLNSAHGN from the exons ATGGCTGCGGTGGTGGAGAAGATTAATGGCATCGGGTCGGACGACCAGCTCCTCTGCAGCCATCCGCCGGCGGAAACCGACGCTGGTGCTGAGTACCATGGCGACGTGCGGAGGCTGGTGGATCTCTTCTCCAAGTTAAACCCGGCCGCCAAAGAGTTCTTCCCTGCCGCGGCCTTCTCCGACGTCGCCGTTGAGAGGAAATCTGAGAACCGGCTTTTCGCCGGTGGGTTTTATAGCAATAGTTGTAGAGGTTCGAGCAGCGACGGGTTGTTGTATAACCATCTGAATCGTACG AAGAAAGCTGGTAATAGTCAGGTGCAACAGAGGATTAACAACAGAGTTAAGAGAACTGAGAGACACGAAAGTGTTAAACGAACTGTATATGTATCTGACGTTGATCGACAT GTGACTGAAGAAAGACTTGCCGAGATATTTTCTACTTGTGGACAA GTAGTTGATTGCCGAATTTGTGGTGATCCTCACTCAGTGCTACGGTTTGCGTTTATTGAATTCTCAGATGAGG AAGGTGCAAGGACAGCTCTAAATTTTGGTGGGACAGTTCTTGGTTACTACCCTGTCAAAGTGTTTCCTTCGAAGACTGCAATTTTGCCTGTAAATCCCAATTTTCTTCCTAGG ACTAAGGATGAAAGGGACATGGTCATAAGGACAATTTATTGCACAAACATCGATAGAAAG ATGATGCAGACAGATGTCAAAGCTTTTTTTGAGCAACTCTGTGGCCAG GTTTCTCGTTTGAGAATTCTTGGTGACAACAAGCACTCAACACGCATTGCATTTGTAGAATTTGTGCAG GCAGAAAGTGCAATCTTAGCTCTCAACTACAGTGGCATGGTTTTGGGATCCCTACCCATTAG GGTGAGCCCTTCGAAAACTCCTGTGCGACCGCCGCGCATGCCTTTGAACTCTGCCCATGGCAACTGA
- the LOC121970174 gene encoding polyadenylate-binding protein-interacting protein 11-like isoform X3, protein MAAVVEKINGIGSDDQLLCSHPPAETDAGAEYHGDVRRLVDLFSKLNPAAKEFFPAAAFSDVAVERKSENRLFAGGFYSNSCRGSSSDGLLYNHLNRTKAGNSQVQQRINNRVKRTERHESVKRTVYVSDVDRHVTEERLAEIFSTCGQVVDCRICGDPHSVLRFAFIEFSDEEGARTALNFGGTVLGYYPVKVFPSKTAILPVNPNFLPRTKDERDMVIRTIYCTNIDRKMMQTDVKAFFEQLCGQVSRLRILGDNKHSTRIAFVEFVQAESAILALNYSGMVLGSLPIRVSPSKTPVRPPRMPLNSAHGN, encoded by the exons ATGGCTGCGGTGGTGGAGAAGATTAATGGCATCGGGTCGGACGACCAGCTCCTCTGCAGCCATCCGCCGGCGGAAACCGACGCTGGTGCTGAGTACCATGGCGACGTGCGGAGGCTGGTGGATCTCTTCTCCAAGTTAAACCCGGCCGCCAAAGAGTTCTTCCCTGCCGCGGCCTTCTCCGACGTCGCCGTTGAGAGGAAATCTGAGAACCGGCTTTTCGCCGGTGGGTTTTATAGCAATAGTTGTAGAGGTTCGAGCAGCGACGGGTTGTTGTATAACCATCTGAATCGTACG AAAGCTGGTAATAGTCAGGTGCAACAGAGGATTAACAACAGAGTTAAGAGAACTGAGAGACACGAAAGTGTTAAACGAACTGTATATGTATCTGACGTTGATCGACAT GTGACTGAAGAAAGACTTGCCGAGATATTTTCTACTTGTGGACAA GTAGTTGATTGCCGAATTTGTGGTGATCCTCACTCAGTGCTACGGTTTGCGTTTATTGAATTCTCAGATGAGG AAGGTGCAAGGACAGCTCTAAATTTTGGTGGGACAGTTCTTGGTTACTACCCTGTCAAAGTGTTTCCTTCGAAGACTGCAATTTTGCCTGTAAATCCCAATTTTCTTCCTAGG ACTAAGGATGAAAGGGACATGGTCATAAGGACAATTTATTGCACAAACATCGATAGAAAG ATGATGCAGACAGATGTCAAAGCTTTTTTTGAGCAACTCTGTGGCCAG GTTTCTCGTTTGAGAATTCTTGGTGACAACAAGCACTCAACACGCATTGCATTTGTAGAATTTGTGCAG GCAGAAAGTGCAATCTTAGCTCTCAACTACAGTGGCATGGTTTTGGGATCCCTACCCATTAG GGTGAGCCCTTCGAAAACTCCTGTGCGACCGCCGCGCATGCCTTTGAACTCTGCCCATGGCAACTGA
- the LOC121970174 gene encoding polyadenylate-binding protein-interacting protein 11-like isoform X4, whose product MAAVVEKINGIGSDDQLLCSHPPAETDAGAEYHGDVRRLVDLFSKLNPAAKEFFPAAAFSDVAVERKSENRLFAGGFYSNSCRGSSSDGLLYNHLNRTKKAGNSQVQQRINNRVKRTERHESVKRTVYVSDVDRHVTEERLAEIFSTCGQVVDCRICGDPHSVLRFAFIEFSDEEGARTALNFGGTVLGYYPVKVFPSKTAILPVNPNFLPRTKDERDMVIRTIYCTNIDRKMMQTDVKAFFEQLCGQVSRLRILGDNKHSTRIAFVEFVQLPSYTPTRKSQ is encoded by the exons ATGGCTGCGGTGGTGGAGAAGATTAATGGCATCGGGTCGGACGACCAGCTCCTCTGCAGCCATCCGCCGGCGGAAACCGACGCTGGTGCTGAGTACCATGGCGACGTGCGGAGGCTGGTGGATCTCTTCTCCAAGTTAAACCCGGCCGCCAAAGAGTTCTTCCCTGCCGCGGCCTTCTCCGACGTCGCCGTTGAGAGGAAATCTGAGAACCGGCTTTTCGCCGGTGGGTTTTATAGCAATAGTTGTAGAGGTTCGAGCAGCGACGGGTTGTTGTATAACCATCTGAATCGTACG AAGAAAGCTGGTAATAGTCAGGTGCAACAGAGGATTAACAACAGAGTTAAGAGAACTGAGAGACACGAAAGTGTTAAACGAACTGTATATGTATCTGACGTTGATCGACAT GTGACTGAAGAAAGACTTGCCGAGATATTTTCTACTTGTGGACAA GTAGTTGATTGCCGAATTTGTGGTGATCCTCACTCAGTGCTACGGTTTGCGTTTATTGAATTCTCAGATGAGG AAGGTGCAAGGACAGCTCTAAATTTTGGTGGGACAGTTCTTGGTTACTACCCTGTCAAAGTGTTTCCTTCGAAGACTGCAATTTTGCCTGTAAATCCCAATTTTCTTCCTAGG ACTAAGGATGAAAGGGACATGGTCATAAGGACAATTTATTGCACAAACATCGATAGAAAG ATGATGCAGACAGATGTCAAAGCTTTTTTTGAGCAACTCTGTGGCCAG GTTTCTCGTTTGAGAATTCTTGGTGACAACAAGCACTCAACACGCATTGCATTTGTAGAATTTGTGCAG CTCCCAAGCTACACTCCTACAAGGAAATCCCAGTAA